AGCCTTCCGCGCGCGACTTCTTGTACATGTCGAGCAGATCACCGTACTGCGCGGCGCGGTGGCCGAAGCGCACGCCGTCGAAACGCGACAGGTTCGACGACGCTTCCGCCGGGGCGATCACGTAGTACACGGGGATCGACAGTTCCGTCTTCGGCAGCGACACCGGCACGAGCGTCGCGCCGAGCGCCTCGTATTGCTTGAGCGCCGCGTCGATCGTCGCGCGCACGTCGTCGGCGAGACCGGCGCCGAAATACTCGTTCGGCAAGCCGATGCGCAGGCCCGCGAGCGGCTTGCCCGCGTCGTTGCCGGCGGCCCACGGCTGGCCGAGGTGACGCGTGAAGTCTTCGTCGTCGCGCTCGAGGCTCGTCGAGTCGCGCTCGTCGAAGCCGGCCATCGCGTTCAGCAGCAGCGCGCAGTCGGACGCGCTCTGCGCCATCGGGCCGCCCTGGTCGAGCGACGACGCGAACGCGATCATCCCGTAGCGCGACACGCGGCCGTAGGTCGGCTTGATGCCCGTCACGCCGGCGAACGACGCGGGCTGGCGGATCGAACCGCCGGTGTCGGTGCCGGTCGCGGCCGGCGCGAGGCGCGCGGCGACGGCGGCCGAGCTGCCGCCCGAGCTGCCGCCCGGCACCGCGTTCGTGTCCCACGGGTTCTTCACCGCGCCGAACGCCGAGTTCTCGTTCGACGAGCCCATCGCGAACTCGTCCATGTTGGTCTTGCCGAGCGTGACCATGCCGGCCGCCTGCAGGCGGGCGACGACGGTCGCGTCGAACGGGCTCTCGTAGTTCGCGAGCATTTTCGAGCCGGCGGTCGAGCGCCAGCCGCGCGTGACGAATACGTCCTTGTGCGCGATCGGCAGGCCGGTCAGCGCGCCGCCCGCGCCGCGCGCGAGTTCGGCGTCGGCGGCTTTCGCCTGCGCGAGGGTGAGGTCGGCGTCGACTTGAACGAATGCGTTCAGGTCGCGCGCGGCGTCGATCCGTTTCAGATAGTGCTGCGCGAGCTCGACGGCCGAGCATTCCTTGGCGGCGAGCGCGGCGCGCAGTTCGGTCAGGCTTTTTGCGTGCATTGAGTGGTTTTCCTGGGAATTCTGGGTCGCGCGCGGCGCTGGACGGCCGGCGCGCTTGTCATCGAATGCTTACTCGATCACCTTCGGCACGAGATAGAGGCCGTCCTGGACGGCCGGCGCCGGACGCTGGTTGTCGTCGCGATTGACGACTTCCGTCACGGCGTCGTCGCGCAGGCGCTGCGCGACTTCCTGGATCTGTTCGATCGGGTGGGCGAGCGGCGCGATGCCGGCGGTGTCGACCGCCTGCATCTGCTCGACGAGGCCGAAGAATTCATTGAGCTGGCCGAGCATGTGCTCGGCGTCGGCGTCGGCCATTTCGAGTCGCGCCAGGTGCGCGATGCGTTTCACATCGGTCAGGGTCAGGGCCATGCGATCACCGGAAAAACAAGGCTGCGCAGTGCATCGAAAGCAGCACTGCGGCGGGGGTTGGAGGGTGCGATCCCACCCTCAAAAATCGGGGCCGAAGCGGCAAAAATACCGCCCGTTTCGATTCAAATACCGTGAAATTATAAGGTATCATTACGCGTTCGACCCAAACCCGGCAGCCTTTTCCCGCACCGTTTCGCCCTGCTTCGGCAAGCCGTGCGTGCTT
This DNA window, taken from Burkholderia cenocepacia, encodes the following:
- the gatA gene encoding Asp-tRNA(Asn)/Glu-tRNA(Gln) amidotransferase subunit GatA; amino-acid sequence: MHAKSLTELRAALAAKECSAVELAQHYLKRIDAARDLNAFVQVDADLTLAQAKAADAELARGAGGALTGLPIAHKDVFVTRGWRSTAGSKMLANYESPFDATVVARLQAAGMVTLGKTNMDEFAMGSSNENSAFGAVKNPWDTNAVPGGSSGGSSAAVAARLAPAATGTDTGGSIRQPASFAGVTGIKPTYGRVSRYGMIAFASSLDQGGPMAQSASDCALLLNAMAGFDERDSTSLERDDEDFTRHLGQPWAAGNDAGKPLAGLRIGLPNEYFGAGLADDVRATIDAALKQYEALGATLVPVSLPKTELSIPVYYVIAPAEASSNLSRFDGVRFGHRAAQYGDLLDMYKKSRAEGFGPEVKRRILVGTYVLSHGYYDAYYLQAQKIRRIIANDFQEAFKSCDVIMGPASPTVAWDLGAKGDDPVQMYLADIYTLSVSLAGLPGMSVPCGFGAGANAKRPVGLQIIGNYFNEARMLQVADAFQRATDWHKQVPAGV
- the gatC gene encoding Asp-tRNA(Asn)/Glu-tRNA(Gln) amidotransferase subunit GatC produces the protein MALTLTDVKRIAHLARLEMADADAEHMLGQLNEFFGLVEQMQAVDTAGIAPLAHPIEQIQEVAQRLRDDAVTEVVNRDDNQRPAPAVQDGLYLVPKVIE